In Magallana gigas chromosome 1, xbMagGiga1.1, whole genome shotgun sequence, the sequence TcatatgttaacaaaatataaagtagaactctttatacatttttttttaaatataaaattataaatggcAACATTGCATTAATCTTTGCCAGGCCTATATGTATATAAGTgcgaaaatataaaatatacttcGAAGTTTTGAGATAATATTTCATGTATTCTCAAAAATTGGAATGACGCAAAAATTAGGGTTTAGTTAAACTAAATTTTGATAAgtaatattattgattttaatcaacttatGTATATGTGAAATTACCCAAAAATTCATTTCTAGTGTTCAAATATATACTGAATTTTTGTAAAGCATTCTTAGACTGgcctttaaaacttaaaacgcAGAATCTCTGCCTTTTAATAACTGCGATTGTTTCTTAATGGGCTATCCTAGCCTAGGGTACAAGGATAGTGAACGCCAACCCTGCCTATGTATTCTGTGTCCCTCAAATTTATTCTAACGATATTCCTCTAGAAATGAATAACACATAAAAGGGGCAATTAACTATTGATCCACCTAAATAATGCCACCTGCTAACTCAGCGTTTCTCATTTTCTTAGAAACATCGTACTTGCAGAAAACAATATCGGGGAATGAAATTCGGAGCGAGAATCACATTTTCTCAGTTTCAAACCGCATCTGCGCGGCCCTGCTTATGAACAATGTTACACAAAATGCTTACGAGTTTAACCCTAATTTTCCTGTCCCtgttttttacaataatttccCAGTTTTCTGGCCTAAAAAAGTGTAATTACACATACATTAATCTTCAATACGTTTATATATACCTTTCGTATCCCAACCGAAGCCCgcctaaaatgaatatttggTTCTAAAGGTATTAATCGCTGACTTAAATAATTATGCTCAGTTTGTTTGATTAGTCCCCAAAAAGCAGTCTGAATCATCAATAGAGATTATGCAACATCTATGTTGCATAATCTCTATTGATGATTTAGACTGTATGTTGCATAATCTCTATTGATGATTCAGACTGCTTTTTAGGGACTAATCAAACGAACAGAGCATTTAAAGgtatacactgtatatgtatctaataaattaaaacgaaaacttAATAACACATACACAAATTCTACGGGtattaagtaaaattaaaattttcataattttcctGACAAATGCATGTATAACGTAATGTGTAATGTATTATTACGATGGGGCAACTTCGACCTTCGCATATTTGCAAAGTTGCGAGGTTAAATGTGGATTTCACCTTCCCACCTTTGCACTCTTTTTGCAACTTTGCGCTTCGTCGTCGTCGCATATTCGCCTTTTCGCTGCTTCCCTTTGCAACTTTCCACTTTCGCTTTACAACTTTGCACTCTCGCATTACGGCCCTAAGGGCGGAAATGCGATTGTCGAAGTGACCCCTTCAgaacacctctctctctctctctctctctctctctctctctctttctctctcaaatAAAGTACTTTCAACAGGGAACATCAATTTATATCATTCTAGAAAAAAAGTAAGTAAACAATCAGTATCACATTAACACAACTTCCCGGCTCAGGTGCCAAAATAGAGATCGATCGTAAAATAGAAACAGGTACGTTGCCGGTCGGGTATTTATTCATAATGATACTGTGTAGAACATTTCATAGTTTAGATTGTCAATAACGATACAttcattaaattgatttaatttattaattaaatcatttgataattatatacttATGAAATACTTTGAAACTCATGTCTTCTAGATGTTTTAAGAAAGTAAAGATCAGCGATTGTTAGAAATTAAATTCGTATCGTACAGGAACCATACAAACCGTATGGAAAGCGTATATAAAACGCATCGTATTGAACAAGACACGCATCGTATCGTAATagaagcgtaccgtaccgtgcaaGAAACGTATCGTATCGTACAAACTATATCAGGTTTGAGAAGCATGCAAGAAAACATACAGCTGGTGTAGTAGTGCGACTCAGGGTctatagtaatacatgtaaaaactaCTCACTTTGAGCAAGACAAAGTAGTCCACATTTCATAATTAACAGAACTTGGAATAGCGGCATCTTTTTCTCTTGAAACGTTATACAAAACCGCCAAATCCTTTTTCGTTATCTGTTGAAACATTAAAAAGATAACACTCTTTTTTATGCTATTAGTGATTGTTTTGTGAAACTTCTGGAGCTGAAAACTTCCTTCCTAGGGAAGTTCGGTGCACACGATCATTTAACGCATTCTGCATTACGTGGTTTATCACTCACCAAAACGGATACAATTTACGAAACGAGAAAAACAAAGAGAGGAGAGAGATAAAGAGACATacagagatagagagagagagagaaaaatagAGAGGTTCTATTCCTCCACTTGATTAATGGTTTGTTTATTGATTAACTTGATTAATGGTTTGTTTATTGATAATGCTTTTAAATAGCAGCAAATCTTAACATAAGCTTTTGTGATAAAAAGGCCTTGACAGCCATTATATAAATTGGTTATATGACAAAACCTAAACTGATGAGTTGAACCTATACATATGCATGATCTACGtccttgaaatttaaatttgtttattttgaaagctTTGAATGATCTGTTGACAGTGTAGTGTAGTGAACGTTAATAGTTTGCTGTCGCTACGATGCTTGTTACATATATTATAAGTGTTTTTAACGTGATTTTATAATGCGACAAAGCAGTTGAACTGCACAGCCTATAAAAAACCATTGTTCATTCATAGTTTATCCATTGATATGTAAGTAAAAATCAATATCCCTGTTGAGGTTCTTCAAAATATTGCAGCAGCTTAACTTTCCAAAGAGATGCCATTAATGCAAGTAAACTACACTgaaatggtatttttttttaatatcaattcaTATTCATTTACACCTGCATTATTGTCATAATCATATGATGCAAATAATACTACATTATGTTATTCTTGGTATTGATGTTCGCATTACTACATCGTATAGAAAGAGGCCCTATGAACAAGTAAAAGACTATTAAAATTGAACGACTTAATTGCAAGAAGAATTTGTAGTATTCAACTAATTATACAACTCTTTCTctgtcattaaaatatttttaattaaaaggcCAAAATGGAGAGTTCAGTCAAAACAATTTACAccgaaatattttattaaaacaacatcTCTCTCTAACGTTCCGTTCAATCAGGGAAAgtgcaaaaaaataatagaatgaaataataatttgataataGATAGAAATTATAGAATTAGTATTAATAtaagagattttaaaataacttttacaAAGAGGAGATGTAATGTTTAAAGATGTATGTAAAACTTAGTGATGTctacatttttgtcaaaaattaggCTTAAAACCACTTGTGGGGGGAAATCCACTGAACAACATACGAACAATAAACgaacaaaaacacaaaacaagCGTAGGACAGAACATTAATTTGGTCATCAATTGATTATCACAATTTTGGCAACTCTGGAATTGTCTATAAGTTAAGGTGTAATGAATAAATGCAGACTAAATTATTCAAAGATCAATTGAATAATCATAGAATTCAATATATATGCAttcggaaaaaaaaatcaaaatgaactgaTGTGTATCTAATAAAGATATACTTGTAATTAAATCATGATATATGCCACTgctatatatgaaaaataaaaataaaaaaaacggtCAAACACTTATccgtaaaacaaaatacaatttcaaagcagagcaacataAACCTCTTAAAAGATAGAGACAGGATCGGGTGCCATAGaggagcatcctctgctgaccggtcacacccatCGTGTCCTTTTTGTCGTAGTCGGAGGAAAAACGAAAATGTATGTAGACTATTAGGTGATTATTTATAGTCTAACAATGGCTATGTATGAATAACGTCGGTCAGCCTGCGACCCAGCAAAATAGTGTATTTGCTGACGAGGTTTttaccatagaacttacgaaaagattacTTTAAACGAGAcggttgatagtcctgttttatcaactttttaGTAAGTACCTTGCCTTGCCTTAGGAAAATCCGTTCATACAAAGAGAGTGTCCTTGTGTATCGAATAAACTGAGAGACAAAACACCATATGCAAATTTATTGGAACATAGGTagggaaagttgactatagcaGAATTGAAGTCTTTAAGTTCATCattaagttttgttgttagattACCATCAGTGTCTATTTCAGTAAACTATCAAAATacgaaacagatgacgcagactccgtggtattttttttatttcaagttaacaGGGATGAAGAACGACAACAACAAACTGTCACCCAtctaaaaaaatccataaacgAAATACAAACTCAAAGTAGAAAAACACGGACCTTTAAAAAAGATAGAGGCAGGATCCGATTTGTAGGACGAATGAGTACCCTCTGGTGACcggtcaccccccccccccccccccgtgtgCTTTTTGTCGTAATCGGAAAAACAAAAACCGTAAAGATAAATCGAGTCTACGTtggtatggaaataacaattttaaagaaataaaacgtCGTTGGTATACTTGAATGTTGAGTCGAAGGTCACACCAATTGATGTATTGTTTTCACGTACAAGCTTTTGAATTCATTTAGCTCCATAAGAATACAAATGAtgtctgctaacaatggggcacGAGTGATACCAATGAGAACTCCAACAGACTGTTGGAAGACCTACATAGATGCTGTCTATCAAAAACTCAAGCACCTTTTaaatgtcaacttcagagtatTTGTGTGAGCAATCAGAGTggtttttcacaaaatattttactttaattttcaatgtcatggtaagcatttttacgagttccatttttattgaagaaacaactgACGATGATATCAAAAACCCtagattttaaatttgacataGGGTATTGTTGTATAACTTAAACATCACAAGTAATGACGTGTCCGGCAGGACTATAGTTGTAGGGTGAAGCATAACATAAACACGTTGAGGGATTATCTTTCAAATGTTCAATATTAAGGTCTTGTAGAGTTTGTTTGTAAATGAAGAGTTTGGATGCAATGGTAGATACACcaaagaaatataattaatCAGCAAGAAGGACAAAAAGTAAATTAATGGTAATTCAAGAAAATTTCAACTGttctcttttaataaaaaaagatgcaTACCtcttctatatataaaaaatcataaacattCAGGACTGAATCATATCACTGCGCATGCTTTAAGAAATTTTCCTCTAtagtaattgttttttattatctACGAACAGTTTGTCATGtaagcaaaataaaacataaaattgtgATATTCATATGACGTTTACTTCTGCATTACTATATATGTCTCGTAATACATTCACGTTTTATTGTAAAACTTGTTCTAAAAACAATCTAACCATGCAATGATAAAACTGATTGTACAAAAAACAACTGATATCAAGATGTAAATAACTAAATCTTCATTTACTGACTAAGCCTTGTAGCGTCTACATCTGTAAAACACAATGACTTGCTTGCGGTGTTTTAATTTAGGAAACTTTATTATATGATCGGAATACATGGTTGGTAAATCTATCAATACGGAAATATGTTATATGCACTTTTTCATACACATAATTTTAGAGGCTCGaaataatgtttgaattttatgtTGACAGGACTAGCTTTGAAGCCGGTGGACGagaaaatcatatatcatgcaGTGATTTAACTTTGTAAGCTTATCTATACAAACTTAATTAAACTAACACACTACTGGCTAATTGTTGAGAATTGATGTCATAGTCtcttattttgatttcattattaTAAAGATTGCATAGTGTTTGTCTTACTTTGTGGTAAAAAAGCTTTATCTAAAAAAACATTAGTAGATTACATCATTGTAtagataaaactttttttccccaacaaagcttaaaaataaaaacaaaaagggAAGAGTGTAGTACAcgtaataataaagaaataagtAAAACTAATGCATGCAATTATCTAGAAAACAGTTATCAAATATGACTAAGGAATAATCCAGTTGAAAAAGGGGTTTggcatttgatatttttgagaaaaaagcaTTATATACAGGACTGATCATATCAATTATCAAGACAGTTTGTATATTACTCtattaaacaaattgaaaaaagggtttttttttcaggtgaGCGTCTTTTACATGTAACGTTCTTTAGATTTCCTTAACCTTTATCAGTACAACTATTTATGCTTTTAACTCCTCATACGGAGTTTCTGGGTCACGTCGACCTAGTTCTGTGTAACTTTCCTCTAATACTGTGTTGTCTCCATTTGCGTTCTTGTAGTTTCCTTCTGCAACCGTACACTGTACATCATCGTAATCTCGGCTCATATTATGCGCACCAAGTTGGTCTGCAACCATATCGTGTACATCATCGTATTGTTGTGTCATATTCAAAGCTTCTTCAGGTTGGATGCTTTCATCGCCATGTTTACTGTTCTGATGAACAGAGTGATATCGTCTTTTATATATTACAACCAATGCCACGATTAGCCAGGTCAAACCCAGGAGAAATGAAAGCAGATAGATTGCAACGATATATGGTCTCGATGTCTCATCATCTAAAAAtgcaaaacacattttaatgattattgTGATCTtcgcttaaaaaaaaataatgataccaTTCATgtcttttgatgatttttattatttaaaatgaaattgtttactttaaattttagatGTACCTGTTGttttcagatatatttttaaaaaaaaccacgatTTTCGAAATATATAACCTTGTATCGAAAATAAAAGTCAAATGACTTCATTCACGTTAAGACAATTAGttcaacaataaaataattaaaaagtacTCTGTTTGAAACTGGAGAACAGAAACCAATGTTTAGAAATAGCCCAGCttatatcgaaaaaataccaatGAATCAATTTAGTGTAATATACGTTCTGGCAgacattttttaagtattttaaatatatgattaGCATACGGTCCCTGCATATATATACGGAATCGGGTGAGCAGTTGTAAACGGTAAACAATAAGCGCTAGCAAGATGCGAACAGGGCGCCAACTGGGGGCAAAACATGAACGATGATTTATGGttaataaaagatgaaaaattagTCTGGAAAAACTCTTGAGTTATCAACCAACTCATCTCACACAAGAATAGATATGTATGGATATATGGCGAAAAAAAGTTATGTatgcaaaaaacaaataaatatccGACAGGTTCGAGGCTCGGTAGGGCCGAGACCAGtctgatattatatcatacagAAGGTTTGATGCATATATCGTACTTAAAACACTGCCATTGAATTTCATTGTAGATTTACCTGAGACAGTCCGATAGTGAAGGATACCTGTATTGAAACTACTAGTAACAGATGCTCGCTAATATATGGACACAGGTAAAAATTTAGACTGCTGAGACACAGGATTCACAACACAGcagtattttaatgaaactgattgtatttatttgttttgtggttttttaattacatttttatttaattgtttctcccttttttgttattttacaaacTATTGCAATAACAGCTGCTTTTGATGTAATGCATTTTTGGTCAggcaatgaaataaaattaaaactaaaattgcaTGTATCATTATGTTGAATGAACTGTTATATTGTAACGTgctttatttgctaattttatGATAATGCACTGAATTTAGAAAGACGTAACTCACGAGTAAGAGTAACAGTTTAACATGCGTAGcgtaaaaaaaatggaaaaaatacgAAGACCTAAGATCACTTATTTTGAAGGGACCAAAATTTAGGGAGCCTAGATCCTTTAACTGGCGTCGTAATGTTATACAAATCATGAACTATGTTGACGATGACGATAACCAACTACCATACCTAAATGTGTTTTCTATAgattatatcaaaatatgtaatttgaTGCTACCTTCCGggtttattgttattttagtGATTATTTCCCCTTTGTACGAAAGTGTGTAGCTTCCAAAAAAATTCCGATCTTTGACAGGTAAAGAGCTTCTTATTGTGTGTCTGTATGCCAC encodes:
- the LOC136269714 gene encoding uncharacterized protein is translated as MDLDNSTIYINDVSSSNVEVSETATLRISCHVDGNPTPAIRLSRDQGDTELDERHGAWLNYTINTAQCTDTDTYRCTGTSKGFNNREKVFTINVPCNISFDSGGNFKSTYGSKSGLDTTVNVAVPIIANPHPQASEFTWVGPLHEPVSARTTICIGDVAYRHTIRSSLPVKDRNFFGSYTLSYKGEIITKITINPEDDETSRPYIVAIYLLSFLLGLTWLIVALVVIYKRRYHSVHQNSKHGDESIQPEEALNMTQQYDDVHDMVADQLGAHNMSRDYDDVQCTVAEGNYKNANGDNTVLEESYTELGRRDPETPYEELKA